The Formosa sp. Hel1_33_131 genome window below encodes:
- a CDS encoding tetratricopeptide repeat protein codes for MKLKYSTLLIAFFISFCGVSQEMKTGFAYLETGKFKLAETFFETVLQTYPSNKTARLCYGRAIGLNGDSKKAVRLFTALLDDFPTDFEVKLNYAEALLWNKDYTSAKGYYQNLLKENDTSFPALLGYANTLSNLKEFENAIIYVDKALIVLPKNKNALISKKYMRLGLANDKMKLQNYLEAETLLKENFEDFTNDKETLLNLANLYLISNQMDRAKEIYEIIGDTPANRFISLNGIALAEHLKSNDKAALVVSQTAFDSLTEQTDVSLKNQTTERYIQALIWNKKYSLAEKEIDDLVLKNKNLENWILALRATLNIYKSDFKKSISDYNLILKNDSTSFDGNLGKANALKASGYYDAAYKSAKNTLNFYKNQKDATNFIKSLDRHFTPFIETKASYSFDNGNNEAYSYTANSEFSFTTKLKLLASYNYRTTANSVTNMSAKSNNFLAGIFYQILNNLTFKGCLGITSSNTETINYSQLLADFSLKIKPFKLQNLELGYKRELQNFNAELLDREIVQNNFLVNYSLNTNFRLGWFTQYYYTFQNDDNTRNLLFTSLYYSILDKPSLKAGFNYQNISFKKTVPTIYFSPRKFNAVEVFVNLIKDENIAKNNEWFYELTAATGYQFIEDDQKQSTYRIQGKLGYKFKERSALNIYGLQSNIASASAAGFKFTEIGLRFKWYLFKKPLFKK; via the coding sequence ATGAAATTAAAATATAGTACATTACTAATCGCTTTCTTTATTAGTTTTTGTGGCGTTTCTCAAGAAATGAAAACGGGCTTCGCTTATTTAGAAACCGGTAAGTTCAAACTAGCAGAAACCTTTTTTGAAACAGTATTACAGACCTATCCGAGCAACAAAACAGCACGTCTTTGTTATGGGAGAGCGATTGGCTTAAATGGCGATTCAAAAAAAGCTGTACGTTTATTCACTGCTCTTTTAGATGATTTTCCAACAGATTTTGAAGTCAAATTAAATTATGCAGAAGCGCTGCTTTGGAATAAAGATTATACTTCCGCAAAAGGCTATTATCAAAATTTACTAAAAGAAAACGACACAAGTTTCCCTGCGCTTTTAGGGTATGCAAATACGTTGTCTAATCTTAAAGAGTTTGAGAATGCTATTATTTATGTTGATAAAGCACTAATTGTGTTGCCCAAAAACAAAAATGCTTTGATTTCCAAAAAATATATGCGTTTAGGATTGGCAAACGATAAAATGAAGCTTCAAAATTATTTGGAAGCAGAAACCCTATTGAAAGAAAATTTTGAGGACTTTACAAATGATAAAGAAACGTTATTGAATCTTGCAAATCTGTATTTAATCTCAAATCAAATGGATAGGGCAAAAGAGATTTATGAAATTATAGGAGACACGCCCGCAAATCGATTCATATCGTTAAACGGAATTGCACTCGCCGAACATTTAAAAAGTAATGACAAAGCCGCTTTAGTTGTGAGTCAAACGGCGTTTGACAGTCTCACAGAGCAAACGGATGTTTCTTTAAAAAACCAAACGACAGAAAGATACATTCAAGCATTGATTTGGAACAAGAAGTATTCCTTGGCAGAAAAGGAGATTGATGACTTAGTGTTGAAAAATAAAAACTTAGAAAATTGGATTTTAGCGTTAAGAGCGACATTGAACATTTACAAAAGCGATTTTAAAAAAAGTATTTCTGATTATAATTTAATCTTAAAAAACGACAGTACTTCTTTTGATGGAAACCTTGGTAAAGCGAATGCACTTAAAGCTTCTGGCTATTATGATGCGGCTTATAAGAGTGCAAAAAACACCTTAAATTTTTATAAGAATCAAAAAGATGCGACTAATTTCATTAAAAGTTTAGATAGACATTTCACGCCTTTTATAGAAACTAAAGCCTCGTACTCTTTTGATAATGGCAATAATGAAGCCTATTCTTATACTGCTAATTCTGAATTTTCCTTTACAACTAAACTTAAGCTATTAGCAAGCTATAATTACAGAACAACCGCTAATTCGGTTACGAATATGAGTGCTAAATCTAATAATTTTTTAGCGGGAATATTCTATCAAATCTTAAATAATTTGACGTTTAAAGGGTGTTTAGGCATCACTTCATCAAACACAGAAACAATAAATTACAGCCAACTATTAGCCGATTTTTCTTTGAAGATTAAGCCGTTTAAACTTCAGAATTTAGAATTGGGATATAAAAGAGAATTGCAAAATTTTAATGCGGAGCTGTTAGATAGAGAAATTGTACAGAATAATTTTTTAGTGAATTACAGCTTAAACACTAACTTTAGGTTGGGATGGTTTACCCAATATTATTACACGTTTCAAAATGATGACAATACACGAAACCTACTATTTACATCATTGTACTACAGCATTTTAGATAAGCCGTCATTAAAAGCAGGATTTAATTACCAGAATATATCTTTTAAAAAGACAGTGCCTACCATTTATTTTAGTCCTCGTAAATTTAATGCCGTTGAAGTTTTTGTGAATCTAATAAAAGATGAAAATATTGCAAAAAATAATGAATGGTTTTATGAATTAACGGCAGCAACTGGGTATCAATTTATAGAAGATGATCAAAAACAAAGTACCTATAGAATTCAAGGAAAATTAGGATATAAATTTAAGGAAAGAAGTGCTCTAAACATTTACGGGCTGCAGAGTAACATAGCTTCTGCGTCTGCTGCAGGTTTTAAATTTACGGAAATTGGTTTGAGGTTTAAATGGTACCTTTTCAAGAAACCTTTATTCAAAAAATAG